The following are encoded together in the Glycine max cultivar Williams 82 chromosome 8, Glycine_max_v4.0, whole genome shotgun sequence genome:
- the LOC100804601 gene encoding trihelix transcription factor ASR3, with amino-acid sequence MALDQLSNPNAVDGAGNGATPCSAVDGGIEDGRPAARLPRWTRQEILVLIQGKSDAESRFRPGRGSGSAFGSSEPKWALVSSYCKKHGVNREPVQCRKRWSNLAGDYKKIKEWESQVRDETESFWLMRNDLRRERKLPGYFDREVYNILDSPSSTAAAAAAETPVPVATVEEEVHLYDSNRRVGSEDGLFSDSEKDEVLLLATTKDVPAPVPISEKQYQPHLQGCEGEGNPQGTTNEKRANPNPEMGSTSQGERKRKWLATDGEEETLQSQLIDVLEKNGKMLRDQLEAQKLNFQLDRQQQKDTASNIVAVLDKLADALGRIADKL; translated from the exons ATGGCTCTCGACCAGCTTTCGAATCCCAACGCCGTTGACGGTGCCGGTAACGGCGCGACGCCGTGCTCCGCTGTGGACGGCGGCATCGAGGACGGGAGGCCGGCTGCGAGGCTGCCGCGGTGGACGCGGCAGGAGATTCTGGTGCTGATTCAGGGAAAGAGCGATGCGGAGAGCCGGTTCAGACCGGGCCGTGGGAGCGGTTCGGCGTTTGGTTCGAGCGAACCGAAATGGGCGTTGGTGTCCTCGTACTGCAAGAAGCACGGCGTGAACCGGGAACCGGTTCAGTGCCGGAAGCGATGGAGCAACCTCGCCGGCGATTACAAGAAGATCAAGGAGTGGGAGTCGCAGGTGAGGGACGAAACGGAGTCGTTTTGGCTCATGAGGAACGATTTGAGGAGGGAGAGGAAATTGCCTGGGTATTTTGACAGGGAAGTTTACAATATTCTCGATTCGCCGTCGTCAACGGCTGCGGCTGCGGCGGCGGAGACTCCGGTGCCGGTGGCGACGGTTGAGGAGGAGGTGCACCTCTATGATAGTAATCGGAGGGTGGGGAGTGAGGATGGGTTATTCTCGGATTCTGAGAAGGACGAGGTTTTGCTTTTAGCTACTACCAAGGATGTTCCTGCACCTGTTCCTATCTCAG AGAAGCAATATCAGCCCCATCTCCAAGGCTGCGAAGGGGAAGGCAACCCTCAAG GTACTACCAATGAGAAACGGGCAAACCCAAATCCAGAAATGGGTTCTACATCTCAAGGGGAACGGAAGAGGAAGTGGTTAGCAACCGATGGAGAGGAGGAAACTTTGCAAAGCCAATTAATTGATGTCTTAGAAAAGAATGGCAAAATGCTACGTGATCAACTTGAAGCTCAGAAACTGAATTTCCAGTTGGATCGTCAACAGCAGAAAGACACTGCAAGTAACATAGTTGCTGTACTAGATAAGCTTGCAGATGCTCTAGGGAGAATTGCTGATAAATTGTAG